In Alkalihalobacillus sp. TS-13, the following are encoded in one genomic region:
- a CDS encoding LysR family transcriptional regulator yields MTLLQYEIFKEVIESGSFTKAGDKLGLTQSAVSHAIKSLEAELDLTLLKRGRSGVFLTFEGERILTYIRQILNLSEKLKQEAGRLNGLEIGIIRIGTFPSVSSYLLPSIIERFHSMYPSIKVEFYEGGYHELRHLIASGVIDIGFLTAEHTENLDFIPLFDDHLKVILPSSHPLKNEKQVSIHDIATEPFIMPKAGCDDLIKALFKTNNLRPNVYCEIADNQTIIAMVQKNLGISIVPEIVMQTTRDLATAELNEESFRTIGLALQNLNTVSPAVTAFIELTKSMVDKK; encoded by the coding sequence GTGACCTTACTTCAATATGAAATTTTCAAGGAAGTAATTGAATCAGGTAGTTTTACGAAAGCTGGGGACAAATTGGGACTTACGCAATCTGCCGTGAGTCACGCCATAAAGAGCCTTGAGGCTGAACTCGATCTTACACTTTTGAAAAGAGGACGTTCCGGCGTTTTTTTAACATTTGAAGGAGAGAGAATTCTTACATATATAAGACAAATCCTGAATCTATCGGAAAAATTGAAACAAGAGGCTGGTAGATTGAATGGATTGGAAATTGGAATCATTCGAATCGGTACGTTTCCAAGTGTTTCATCCTATTTGTTGCCTTCTATAATAGAAAGGTTTCATTCCATGTATCCTTCAATCAAAGTTGAATTCTATGAAGGCGGTTACCATGAACTTAGACACTTGATAGCATCCGGTGTAATTGATATTGGTTTTCTGACTGCTGAACATACTGAGAACCTGGATTTCATACCATTATTTGACGATCATCTAAAGGTTATATTACCTAGTTCACACCCCTTGAAAAATGAAAAACAAGTCAGTATACACGATATAGCTACAGAGCCATTTATAATGCCCAAAGCTGGCTGCGATGATTTGATTAAAGCACTATTCAAGACCAATAACCTTAGACCTAATGTATATTGCGAAATCGCAGATAACCAGACAATTATAGCCATGGTGCAAAAAAACTTAGGGATCAGCATCGTCCCAGAAATCGTCATGCAAACAACCAGAGATTTGGCCACTGCTGAGTTAAATGAAGAATCCTTCCGAACAATTGGATTGGCTCTTCAAAACTTGAATACTGTATCCCCTGCAGTTACAGCATTCATTGAATTAACAAAATCTATGGTTGATAAAAAATAG